The following are encoded together in the Culex pipiens pallens isolate TS chromosome 1, TS_CPP_V2, whole genome shotgun sequence genome:
- the LOC120426002 gene encoding uncharacterized protein LOC120426002, producing MVQKIKVERPSTDDDTGSDSDVPSTPLAASTQRSPLKTERHPDSNSSSGSTSGDDDSEDYQPASQERIASPVDPERSGATMDRYFSKFPYVRPSKKKYCVDVDLTDPDDEVWIVRCPASVDAKKLLLGAKFEECRFGHAGKIKSMLKGQPPMEGFAVENTSRKPVVVLSGNEFKSFIPVGTIQIRDVLKSNPASIKEEGAPLPEDEDDSVPYPENLRDRHPLLGLNYKTALKLPKKVKKSLSLAQQRVEACYLQQEEKAVKEPKSSSSPSKKKRKRKASDHSGDEMIPVEQIKQEVDLVPSPARKKVKKEKKVKGEPAVEDDLSWLHNI from the exons atGGTACAGAAAATCAAAGTAGAGAGACCGTCCACCGATGATGATACAG GCTCCGACAGCGACGTTCCGTCGACTCCTCTGGCCGCGTCCACCCAGCGATCACCGCTGAAAACCGAACGCCATCCTGATAGCAACAGCAGCAGTGGGTCGACCTCCGGCGACGACGACTCCGAAGACTACCAACCGGCCTCCCAGGAACGCATCGCCAGTCCCGTCGATCCGGAACGGTCCGGCGCCACAATGGACAGGTACTTTTCCAAATTTCCGTACGTCCGGCCAAGCAAGAAAAAGTACTGCGTCGATGTGGATCTGACCGACCCGGATGACGAGGTCTGGATTGTTCGCTGTCCGGCTTCGGTGGACGCGAAAAAGTTGCTGCTCGGCGCTAAATTTGAGGAATGTCGGTTTGGTCATGCTGGTAAAATTAAATCTATGCTCAAAGGTCAACCACCAATGGAGGGCTTCGCCGTTGAAAACACTAGCCGGAAGCCGGTTGTAGTTCTGTCCGGGAACGAATTCAAATCATTCATCCCCGTGGGAACAATTCAAATTCGCGACGTGCTCAAAAGCAACCCAGCCTCAATCAAAGAAGAAGGCGCTCCACTCCCAGAAGATGAAGACGATTCCGTTCCTTACCCGGAAAACCTTCGCGATCGCCATCCCCTCCTCGGACTAAACTACAAAACAGCCCTCAAACTGCCGAAAAAGGTCAAGAAATCCCTATCGTTGGCCCAGCAACGTGTCGAGGCGTGCTATCTGCAGCAGGAAGAAAAAGCGGTCAAAGAACCGAAAAGCAGCAGTTCACCGTCCAAGAAGAAGAGGAAACGCAAGGCCTCGGACCATTCCGGTGACGAAATGATCCCGGTGGAGCAGatcaagcaagaggtcgatttGGTGCCGTCGCCCGCGAGGAAAAAGGTCAAGAAGGAGAAGAAGGTTAAGGGGGAGCCGGCGGTAGAGGACGATTTGTCCTGGTTGCACAACATCTGA